Proteins encoded together in one Mugil cephalus isolate CIBA_MC_2020 chromosome 16, CIBA_Mcephalus_1.1, whole genome shotgun sequence window:
- the LOC125022633 gene encoding urotensin-2 receptor, whose protein sequence is MTTVSMEPVGVLVEREANTTETPLNSHEDTAATFTIGTILSIMCLIGVSGNIYTLVVMCHSMRTAASMYIYIINLALADLLYLLTIPFIVCTHFLKGWYFGDVGCRILISMDFLTMHASIFTLTIMSTERYFAVLKPLDTVKRSKSYRKAIALLVWAASLVLTLPMIIGIQLMTVGDKIMCQPTFSQLSYQVYISFLFCTSIVAPGLIIGYLYIQLARTYWISQTETFKQTKKLPNQKVLYLIFTIVLLFWACFLPFWIWQLLDQFYPSMSLSTKAKRNINYLTTCLTYSNSCINPFLYTLLTKNYKEYLRKHKRSWTAGNYFNRRSRFQRSPRRSPSASSQQCTESFMLTHTASLKAHNSSL, encoded by the exons ATGACAACAGTGTCCATGGAGCCCGTAGGAGTCCTGGTGGAGAGGGAAGCCAACACCACCGAAACTCCTCTGAACTCCCATGAGGACACGGCCGCCACCTTCACCATTGGCACCATCCTTTCCATCATGTGTCTCATTGGAGTCTCGGGGAACATCTACACCCTGGTGGTGATGTGCCACTCCATGAGGACTGCCGCCTCGATGTACATCTACATCATAAACCTGGCCTTGGCGGATCTGCTATACCTTCTCACCATCCCCTTCATAGTCTGCACACACTTCCTGAAGGGATGGTACTTTGGGGACGTGGGGTGTCGAATTCTGATCAGCATGGACTTCCTGACCATGCACGCCAGCATCTTCACGCTAACGATCATGAGCACGGAGCGCTACTTCGCCGTGCTCAAACCGCTCGACACAGTCAAGAGGTCAAAAAGTTACCGGAAGGCAATCGCTTTGCTGGTGTGGGCAGCTTCTCTGGTCCTCACTCTACCAATGATCATTGGCATTCAGCTAATGACAGTGGGCGACAAGATTATGTGCCAACCCACCTTTTCACAGCTCTCCTACCAGGTTTACATCTCCTTCCTGTTTTGCACTAGCATTGTTGCTCCAGGACTGATCATTGGCTATCTCTACATCCAGCTTGCGCGTACTTACTGGATTTCACAGACGGAGACCTTCAAACAGACCAAGAAACTCCCCAATCAAAAG GTTCTCTACCTGATCTTCACCATCGTGCTCCTCTTCTGGGCATGCTTCCTGCCATTCTGGATCTGGCAGCTTTTGGATCAGTTCTACCCCTCGATGTCCCTCTCCACCAAGGCCAAGCGCAACATCAACTACCTGACCACGTGCCTGACATACTCCAACAGCTGCATCAACCCCTTCCTCTACACGCTGCTCACCAAGAACTACAAGGAGTACCTGAGGAAGCACAAGCGGTCGTGGACGGCCGGCAACTACTTCAACCGGCGGAGTCGTTTCCAGCGCTCCCCTCGCAGATCGCCGTCCGCCAGCAGCCAGCAGTGCACCGAGAGTTTCATGCTCACGCACACGGCCTCGCTGAAAGCTCATAACAGCAGTTTGTGA